The following proteins come from a genomic window of Edaphobacter sp. 4G125:
- the kdsB gene encoding 3-deoxy-manno-octulosonate cytidylyltransferase translates to MRIIGVIPARLASTRLPRKILRPIAGRPMLAWVWEAARACPQLNDLLVATDSEEIADLCKQNSWTCQLTSPALPSGTDRVHAVAQIVDADIYVNIQGDEPLLKPEHITALLHPFAKPHVEVSTLKVLCTPENIHNPNAVKVVTAADGRALYFSRSTIPYNRDGNPAQYWKHIGLYAYRKAALQRFPTLASSTLEHTERLEQLRFLENGVSLYVEPTPFDTIGVDTEEDLRLVEKILMQQSLNGSGKS, encoded by the coding sequence TTGCGCATCATTGGCGTTATCCCGGCGCGGCTGGCTTCTACCCGACTCCCACGCAAGATTCTTCGTCCGATTGCAGGCCGCCCCATGCTTGCCTGGGTCTGGGAGGCAGCCCGGGCCTGTCCTCAGCTGAATGACCTTCTGGTCGCCACCGACTCCGAGGAGATCGCCGACCTGTGCAAGCAGAATAGCTGGACCTGCCAGCTCACCTCACCCGCATTGCCCAGCGGTACCGACCGCGTCCACGCCGTCGCTCAAATCGTCGATGCGGATATCTACGTCAACATCCAGGGCGATGAGCCACTCCTGAAGCCGGAGCACATTACCGCGCTGCTTCATCCCTTCGCCAAACCCCACGTTGAGGTTTCGACCCTCAAGGTTCTCTGTACGCCAGAGAACATCCACAATCCGAATGCAGTGAAGGTGGTTACGGCGGCCGATGGACGCGCCCTCTACTTTTCCCGCTCTACCATTCCTTACAACCGCGATGGTAATCCCGCGCAATACTGGAAACACATCGGCCTCTATGCCTATCGCAAAGCTGCGCTACAGCGATTTCCGACGCTTGCCTCGAGTACACTCGAACACACGGAACGGCTCGAGCAGCTCCGCTTTCTTGAAAACGGAGTCAGCCTCTATGTCGAACCCACGCCATTCGACACCATCGGTGTCGATACAGAAGAAGATCTTCGCCTGGTAGAAAAGATTTTGATGCAGCAATCCCTTAACGGGTCTGGGAAAAGCTGA
- a CDS encoding S41 family peptidase — MPKISKILLLTVSAALVLTVFLGVNSSGVNAATDDQDGAYRQINVYSEVLRHIQTDYVVEPNIPQVTNGAMRGLLESLDADSSYLTADDYKAFKADKEKGAKAQVGINVSKRWGYATVVSIVPGSPADKVNLNDGDIIEAIDDHDTRDISLAMIRMMLEGAPGSQVSISVVRPRKAVPDKITMTRQMITQPATSETMYENSSILYLKPGILDREHVQQVESKLKGMQKAGNKKILLDLRDVAAGDIPEAIRMANFLLKSGTITILAGQKVEKQTFTAESSKAINTTSPVVVLVNRGTAGPAEVVAAALMDNHRADLVGEKTFGEGSQQKTFELPDGAALILSVAKYESPSGKKLENEGVTPGVLVASNLDDNGPIDDGDATVQTQPETKKPSVSVDDQLNKALDLLKSKAA; from the coding sequence ATGCCGAAGATTTCGAAGATCCTTCTGCTGACCGTCTCGGCGGCCCTTGTACTGACGGTATTTCTTGGAGTCAATTCCAGCGGCGTAAACGCCGCGACGGACGATCAGGATGGCGCTTACCGGCAGATCAATGTCTATAGCGAAGTGCTGCGGCATATCCAGACAGATTATGTAGTAGAACCGAATATTCCTCAGGTAACCAACGGGGCCATGCGCGGGTTGTTGGAGTCTCTGGATGCGGATTCGAGCTATCTCACGGCCGACGATTACAAGGCATTCAAGGCTGACAAAGAAAAAGGCGCGAAGGCTCAAGTCGGAATCAACGTCTCAAAGCGTTGGGGGTATGCGACGGTGGTTTCCATCGTTCCAGGAAGTCCTGCCGACAAGGTGAACCTGAATGATGGCGACATCATCGAAGCTATCGACGACCATGACACTCGCGATATCTCCCTGGCAATGATCCGTATGATGCTGGAAGGCGCTCCAGGAAGTCAGGTGTCGATCTCTGTGGTTCGTCCGCGCAAGGCAGTTCCGGACAAAATCACGATGACGCGGCAGATGATTACACAACCTGCGACCAGCGAGACGATGTACGAAAACTCATCCATCTTGTATCTGAAGCCGGGCATTCTTGACCGCGAGCATGTGCAGCAGGTGGAGAGCAAGCTGAAGGGTATGCAGAAGGCTGGCAACAAGAAGATTCTGCTGGACCTTCGTGATGTAGCGGCAGGCGATATACCAGAGGCGATTCGGATGGCAAACTTCCTGCTGAAGTCGGGAACGATCACTATCCTGGCAGGCCAAAAGGTGGAGAAGCAGACTTTTACGGCTGAATCTTCGAAGGCGATTAATACGACCTCGCCGGTGGTGGTCCTGGTGAACCGTGGAACCGCAGGTCCAGCGGAAGTGGTTGCAGCTGCCCTGATGGACAATCACCGCGCTGACCTGGTGGGCGAGAAGACTTTTGGCGAAGGCTCGCAGCAGAAGACCTTTGAGCTGCCAGACGGCGCTGCATTGATTCTTTCGGTCGCAAAGTACGAGTCTCCTTCAGGCAAGAAGCTGGAAAATGAAGGCGTAACGCCTGGGGTTCTGGTGGCCTCGAATCTTGATGACAACGGTCCGATCGACGATGGCGATGCCACAGTACAGACGCAGCCGGAGACGAAGAAGCCCAGTGTCTCTGTCGATGATCAGCTAAATAAAGCGTTGGATTTGCTCAAGAGCAAGGCTGCCTGA
- a CDS encoding penicillin-binding protein 1A: MPSLFRREEEKAGDASEPIWKQLLHRLVSGPEYPSRRRARLATFYVLLGLSSVFGALCGLMLVYSIDLPEVDDLTRYRPNTTTELLDVHGRPFGSFALERRVVVPYSEFPPVLKEAILSIEDKSFESNWGVNLVRAVGAAYRDLHDQRRSQGSSTITMQLSRNLFLSTEKTFGRKFQEVILSMQIERRFTKNQIFELYANQIYLGRGTYGFEAGAEYYFNKHVRDLTLSEAALLAALPKGPEYYSPVRYPERALKRRNLVLSEMRQDGKITIDQEETAKATPLGLHVQTPPNSIAPYFVEEVRRQLEREYGVDEVHGAGLRVYTTLDLDLQAVANKAVLDGAASYERREGWKGNLQNIVLTGDDIETYKHPDWIQPIMKDTYVHGVVTSVEAKRVTVKLGDQIAVLTPDDWKWTQYSEADSFLRSGDLVYLKIEGPGPEKTWKASLQQDSGAQAALMAVDNATGEVVAMVGGRDFALSQFNRATQAKRQVGSSFKPYVYTTAIEAGAKPTDIIVDGPTTFPTPGGPYTPRNYEGDYRGPMSLLYAFAESRNIPALKLASHVGIRKVIDTAHRFGITSDIPPFLPVALGSADISLYEQVGAYSVFPNDGIRIAPHYIRKVMQADGLPLDEKPTDVREVISVETARTMMELLQAVVRMGTGGAASQLKHPLGGKTGTTNNYTDAWFIGFSPSVTCGTWIGYDNRQSLGEKETGARAALPIWMDFMRVAIANKPDEVFPAEGTPKKMLNVAVSKAGAPAKAAADDDVEPAKAPSSSKPSAPATRSTSVKPTGGTN, encoded by the coding sequence GTGCCGAGCTTATTCAGACGCGAGGAAGAGAAGGCGGGAGATGCGTCCGAGCCAATCTGGAAGCAACTTTTGCATCGGCTGGTTTCCGGGCCAGAGTATCCCAGTCGAAGGCGAGCCCGTCTTGCCACTTTCTATGTTCTGCTCGGGCTTTCGTCGGTCTTCGGAGCGCTCTGCGGGTTGATGCTCGTCTACTCTATCGATCTGCCAGAGGTCGATGATCTTACCCGCTATCGTCCAAATACGACGACTGAATTGTTGGATGTCCATGGTCGACCGTTTGGATCGTTTGCGCTGGAACGCCGCGTGGTGGTTCCATACTCGGAGTTCCCTCCGGTCCTGAAAGAGGCCATCCTTTCGATTGAAGATAAGAGTTTTGAGAGCAACTGGGGCGTGAACCTGGTGCGCGCAGTGGGGGCTGCCTATCGAGACCTGCATGATCAGCGGCGCAGTCAGGGATCGTCAACAATCACGATGCAATTGTCGCGGAATCTGTTTCTCTCAACCGAGAAAACCTTTGGGAGAAAGTTCCAGGAGGTCATCCTCTCGATGCAGATTGAGAGGAGATTTACGAAGAACCAGATCTTCGAGCTTTATGCGAACCAGATCTATCTTGGTCGCGGGACCTATGGGTTCGAAGCAGGAGCAGAGTACTACTTCAATAAGCATGTGCGCGACTTAACGTTATCTGAGGCTGCGCTGCTGGCGGCTCTTCCCAAGGGGCCGGAGTATTATTCACCGGTGCGTTACCCAGAGCGTGCACTGAAGCGTCGGAACCTCGTGCTCAGTGAGATGCGGCAGGACGGAAAGATCACGATTGATCAGGAGGAGACGGCGAAGGCGACTCCATTGGGCCTACATGTCCAGACGCCTCCGAACAGCATTGCGCCTTATTTTGTGGAAGAGGTGCGGAGGCAGCTCGAGCGGGAGTATGGAGTTGACGAGGTGCATGGCGCCGGCTTGCGCGTCTATACGACGCTCGATCTTGATTTGCAGGCGGTTGCCAATAAAGCTGTACTCGATGGCGCCGCCAGCTATGAACGACGTGAGGGATGGAAGGGAAATCTCCAGAATATTGTGCTGACAGGGGATGATATCGAGACATATAAGCATCCCGACTGGATCCAGCCCATCATGAAAGATACCTATGTGCATGGCGTCGTTACTTCAGTCGAAGCAAAGCGAGTGACGGTGAAGCTTGGTGATCAGATCGCGGTACTGACTCCCGATGACTGGAAGTGGACGCAGTACTCTGAGGCCGACAGCTTTTTACGAAGCGGTGATCTGGTGTATCTGAAGATTGAAGGGCCTGGGCCTGAAAAGACGTGGAAGGCATCGTTGCAGCAGGATTCAGGTGCTCAGGCTGCTCTGATGGCTGTGGACAATGCGACCGGCGAGGTTGTCGCGATGGTTGGCGGCCGAGACTTCGCGCTGTCCCAGTTCAACCGTGCGACACAGGCGAAGCGACAAGTGGGTTCGTCCTTCAAGCCTTATGTCTACACGACGGCGATTGAGGCGGGAGCCAAGCCGACGGATATTATTGTCGATGGTCCGACGACGTTTCCGACGCCCGGTGGCCCGTATACTCCACGCAACTATGAGGGGGATTATCGTGGACCGATGTCGCTGCTGTATGCCTTTGCGGAGTCACGAAATATCCCTGCCCTGAAGCTGGCTTCGCATGTGGGGATTCGCAAAGTCATTGATACGGCGCACAGGTTTGGAATTACAAGCGACATCCCGCCATTTTTGCCGGTCGCATTAGGATCGGCCGACATCTCGCTCTACGAACAGGTAGGAGCCTACAGTGTATTCCCGAACGATGGGATACGAATTGCGCCGCACTATATTCGCAAGGTGATGCAGGCCGATGGTCTTCCTCTCGATGAGAAGCCTACGGACGTGCGAGAGGTGATCTCTGTAGAGACAGCGCGCACGATGATGGAGCTGTTGCAGGCCGTGGTGCGAATGGGAACTGGCGGGGCAGCTTCTCAGCTGAAGCATCCTCTCGGAGGCAAGACCGGTACAACCAACAACTACACCGATGCATGGTTTATCGGGTTCTCTCCTTCGGTGACATGCGGTACCTGGATCGGGTATGACAATCGGCAGTCGCTGGGGGAGAAGGAGACCGGGGCGCGTGCTGCTCTTCCCATCTGGATGGACTTCATGCGTGTCGCAATTGCTAACAAGCCGGACGAAGTTTTTCCTGCAGAGGGAACTCCAAAGAAGATGCTTAATGTGGCTGTGAGTAAGGCCGGTGCGCCGGCGAAAGCAGCTGCGGACGATGATGTCGAACCAGCCAAGGCTCCCAGTTCATCGAAACCGAGTGCGCCCGCAACTCGTTCTACTTCTGTGAAACCAACAGGCGGCACAAATTAA
- the ribF gene encoding riboflavin biosynthesis protein RibF, giving the protein MTSTTMSRMQIFRSLSEIPEQFGPTVATIGNFDGVHRGHQWVIREVIERAHALNARSLAITFDPHPVRVLRPETSQPLITPLAQKLELLAATGIDATLVLPFTHDLSLTPARTFAEKILRQALNVIELHEGENFRFGYRAEAGVESLEALGLELGFRVAIYSPRILRGSAVSSSRIRQLIAAGKVGDARALLGRPFRIVNTPASGRGYGTRYTVPTINLAPYSELIPAIGVYITTLTIDGERFNAVTNVGNRPTFGEDSFTIESHLLNFHPIDLTEQTPLQLTFLHHLRDEIRWPSPEALREQIGRDVRRAQRYFNLCRLLVSQK; this is encoded by the coding sequence ATGACGAGTACGACGATGAGCCGCATGCAGATCTTCCGTTCCCTCTCTGAAATTCCCGAACAGTTCGGCCCTACGGTAGCCACGATTGGCAACTTTGATGGGGTGCATCGTGGCCATCAATGGGTGATCCGCGAGGTTATCGAACGAGCTCACGCGCTCAATGCCCGTTCTCTCGCCATCACCTTCGATCCACATCCGGTTCGTGTCCTCCGTCCTGAAACCAGCCAACCTCTCATCACTCCGTTGGCGCAAAAGCTTGAGCTACTTGCAGCAACAGGAATCGACGCTACGCTCGTCCTTCCCTTTACACACGATCTCTCGCTTACGCCCGCACGAACTTTCGCAGAGAAGATACTCCGGCAAGCCCTCAACGTTATTGAACTGCATGAAGGTGAGAATTTCCGCTTTGGGTACCGCGCAGAGGCGGGAGTGGAATCGCTTGAGGCTCTTGGTCTGGAACTCGGCTTTCGCGTCGCGATCTACTCTCCGCGTATTCTACGAGGCAGTGCTGTATCTTCAAGCCGCATTCGTCAGCTCATCGCCGCGGGCAAGGTCGGCGATGCCCGCGCTCTGCTTGGCCGCCCGTTTCGTATCGTCAACACGCCAGCCTCGGGTCGAGGCTATGGCACACGCTATACCGTTCCGACAATCAACCTGGCACCCTATTCAGAGTTAATTCCTGCCATTGGCGTCTACATCACGACTCTCACAATTGATGGCGAACGCTTCAATGCCGTCACCAACGTCGGCAACCGTCCGACGTTTGGAGAAGATTCCTTCACGATCGAATCCCATCTACTCAACTTCCATCCCATCGACCTGACAGAGCAGACTCCGCTTCAGCTCACGTTTCTTCATCACCTGCGCGATGAGATTCGCTGGCCTTCGCCTGAAGCTCTACGCGAGCAGATTGGACGCGATGTGCGTCGTGCTCAACGCTACTTTAATTTGTGCCGCCTGTTGGTTTCACAGAAGTAG
- a CDS encoding MBL fold metallo-hydrolase, which translates to MEATLTFLGTGTSMGVPTLGCDCTVCTSADLRNRRTRPSLRLAYNNHIVLVDTGPDFHAQALRENVRHVDAVLYTHGHADHILGFDDLRPLSFQLPGGLPLYADDETASTIERIFDYTFRDKDRYPTSARVQIHRIDETPGAGFDLFGACFQRIPVTHGVQTITGYRFGSAAYLTDMSDIPPESVPLLQDLDILILDALRRQPHPSHSHLERSLGFVEQLKPKRAFFTHISHDLDHVVTEAELPPNVQLAYDGLQLTFEIAG; encoded by the coding sequence ATGGAAGCGACGCTCACCTTTCTCGGTACCGGCACCTCGATGGGAGTGCCTACGCTCGGATGCGACTGCACGGTCTGCACCTCTGCAGATCTGCGGAATCGTCGCACGCGCCCGTCTCTGCGTCTGGCTTACAACAACCACATCGTCCTTGTTGATACCGGTCCGGACTTCCATGCACAGGCTCTCCGCGAAAATGTTCGTCATGTCGATGCCGTGCTCTACACGCACGGCCACGCTGACCACATCCTAGGCTTCGACGATCTTCGCCCGCTGAGCTTTCAGCTTCCCGGAGGTCTCCCCTTATATGCCGACGATGAAACAGCGAGCACGATCGAGCGTATCTTCGACTACACCTTTCGCGATAAAGACCGTTATCCCACCAGTGCGCGTGTGCAGATTCATCGCATCGATGAGACACCTGGAGCTGGATTCGACCTCTTTGGCGCCTGCTTTCAGCGTATTCCCGTCACTCACGGAGTCCAGACCATCACCGGATATCGCTTCGGTTCGGCGGCTTACCTTACGGATATGAGCGATATCCCTCCCGAAAGCGTTCCACTGCTTCAGGACCTCGACATCCTCATTCTCGATGCCCTGCGCCGTCAGCCTCATCCCAGTCACTCGCACCTTGAGCGCTCTCTAGGCTTTGTCGAACAACTCAAGCCGAAGCGAGCTTTTTTTACTCACATCAGCCACGACCTCGATCATGTAGTAACTGAGGCAGAGCTTCCGCCGAACGTGCAGCTTGCTTATGATGGCCTCCAGCTCACCTTTGAGATCGCTGGATGA
- a CDS encoding DUF1844 domain-containing protein, with amino-acid sequence MSEQNKPFVITDRRKFNLDGEPRADISPEPERDEHEAAQTSGPIEVPTSAQASESETEHTSDDDLQDLPPGPTAEQTEQSRAAYEATAERLDTAIRAANPGADHPPAMTFETLVQSIYMTTIVQLGGATPEGQQPQVDLMGARQSIDMLGILEEKTKGNLSDSEHRLLESALFELRMAFLEITQALARSASAKTPNPTPGKPSIVR; translated from the coding sequence ATGTCCGAACAAAATAAGCCCTTTGTTATCACCGACCGCCGTAAGTTCAACCTTGACGGCGAACCCCGCGCCGATATCTCTCCTGAACCCGAGCGCGACGAGCATGAGGCAGCACAGACCTCTGGCCCCATCGAAGTTCCCACTTCAGCGCAGGCTAGCGAGTCGGAAACAGAACACACGAGCGACGACGACCTGCAGGACCTTCCACCGGGACCAACCGCAGAACAGACGGAGCAATCCCGCGCTGCGTATGAAGCCACAGCAGAGCGCCTGGATACGGCTATTCGCGCTGCAAATCCGGGAGCGGATCATCCGCCGGCGATGACTTTCGAGACGCTGGTGCAATCCATCTACATGACCACTATCGTTCAGCTTGGTGGAGCCACCCCAGAAGGTCAGCAACCGCAGGTCGATCTAATGGGTGCACGCCAGAGCATCGATATGCTCGGCATTCTCGAAGAGAAGACCAAAGGGAATCTCTCCGACTCCGAGCATCGGCTCCTGGAAAGTGCCCTGTTTGAGCTGCGGATGGCGTTCCTGGAGATCACCCAGGCGCTGGCCCGCTCGGCATCTGCTAAGACTCCGAATCCAACTCCTGGAAAGCCAAGCATCGTTCGTTAG